CACCTCCATGGAGGTGCCGGGCTTCACGCACAGAACCAGGGTGCCACGCGCCTGCTCATCTCGCTCACTCACACCAAGGAACTGGCCCAGGCGCAGGTCATTTTAGCGTGATGGATGGCTTAGAAGTCCAATCCCCATTGCATAGGCGTCGGAGTCACATCCTGAACACGAGGTGCGATGTGCCGGTAATCGGTCGGTGTCGGACGCAATTGCGTGTCTCCGTTGATTAAATAGCCAAGCGAACCAGCGGTGTGAATCTGACTGCAACTGATGCCAGCCAAGCAGAACCCGATCAAAGCGACTAAAAAGCCGCGAGAAATAAACGTCATTTAGGAATGGAGGGGGATACAGCCGACCTTATGAAGAAGGCCAGCCAAGACTGCCATCGGGAAGCGGTCCGTGAACCAAGGTTTACGAAACCCGAGATCAAATGGACGCTCAAACTGGACAGCCGCCTGTTCCCATGACACAGAAGCGCCGCCCATGAAAAAACAGACCATCGTCACCCTGGACCTCGAAGGCGTTCTCGTGCCGGAGATTTGGATCGCCTTCGCTGAGAAGACCGGCATTGCCGAACTGCGCCGCACCACTCGGGATGAACCGGACTACGATGTCCTCATGAAAGGTCGCCTCGCCATTCTGGATCAGCATGGGCTGAAGCTCAGTGATATTCAGGAAGTCATTGGGACACTCACCCCGCTGGAGGGCGCCAAAGCATTCCTCGACGAGCTGCGTTCCCTGACTCAGGTCATCATTCTCAGCGATACCTTCGAGGAATTTGCCCAGCCCCTGATGCGCCAGCTCGGCTGGCCCACCATCTTCTGCCACTATTTGGAAACCGACAGCTCAGGCCGCATCACGGACTACAAGCTGCGCCAGCCTAACCAAAAACAAAAGGCCGTCGCCGCCTTCAAAAGCCTGAACTACCACATCATCGCGGCAGGCGACTCCTTCAATGACACCACCATGCTGGGAGAGGCTCACAAAGGGTTCTTCTTCCACAGCCCGGAGAGCATCCAGGCTCAATTCCCCCAGTTCAAACCCTTTGATCGTTACGAGGATCTGCTCGCAGCGATCAAGGCGGAACTGTAAAATCGCCGTCCCCTTCTCTTCCCCTCGAAGCCGCTCTAGGGTGCTGGACAAATTGTCCGGTCCTCGCAAAAGAGCGGCTTATTTTTGGCCAAATCTTGTGAAAATCCTTTAGCAGTTGGCCTGTTAGCTGCTGAATTCATCACCCGAAGCGAGAGCTTCACCACAACGAGCTGGACTGTCACTTCATGGTTGGGGACAGCCCGGTCAATTAAGGCCCGGAGGGATTTTGGTTGGGTCCCTCCGGGCCACTTTTTTCGAATGCAGGCAGACCTCCATGCAGGTTCCAACGTGCTCGCTTCTTGCAAATTCTGAAAATCCTGTCCTCCTGTCGAAACGACCTGCGCGATGCCACCACCCGAGGAACAGGCTTGACGCTGTCCTGGCAAAAGTATCCAATGCGCTCCCCTACCATGAGCGAAGCTTTTCCTGATATCCCCAAGATCCAATACGAGGGTCCCAAGTCCCGCAATCCCCTCTCCTTCAAACACTACAACGCGGAGGAAGTCGTCGCGGGTAAGAAGATGCGGGATCACTTCCGTTTCGGCATCGCTTACTGGCATGCCATGCGCAACAGCCTGGCCGATCCCTTTGGCACGGGCACCGCACAGCGCCCTTGGGATGACGGCAGCAACTCCATCCCCAACGCACAACGCCGCGTCTGGGCCTGCTTTGAGTTCATGGATAAGCTGGGCGTGGACTACTACTGCTTCCATGATCGCGATGTGGCTCCGGAGGGGGAAACCCTGGCCGAGAGCAACAGCAATCTGGACGCCGTCGCCGATGAGCTGGAGAAAGCTCAAAACGCCACCGGTAAGAAGCTCCTCTGGGGCACCGCCTGCCTTTTCGCCCATCCCCGCTACAATCAAGGCGCGGCCACCAGCCCGAACGCCAATGTCTATGCCTATGCCGCGGCGCAGGTGAAAAAGGCCATCGAGGTCACGCATCGTCTCGGTGGTGAAGGTTATACCTTCTGGGGAGGTCGCGAAGGTTATGCCACCCTCTGGAATACCGACTTGAAGCGTGAGCTGGATCACCTGGCTCGTTTCCTCCACATGGCGGTGGAGTATAAGCAGAAGATCGGCTTCACCGGGCAGTTCTACATTGAACCGAAACCGCGTGAACCCTCCACGCACCAGTATGACAGCGACGCCGCCGCTTGCCTCAACTTCCTGCGTGAGCACGGCCTCATGGATCACTTCAAACTGAACCTGGAAACCAACCACGCCACCCTGGCGGGACACTCCATGTGGCATGAGATGGAAGTCGCCGTGGCCGCAGGCGCTCTCGGCTCGGTGGATGCCAATACCGGGGATGAACTCATCGGCTGGGATACGGATCAATTCCCCACCGACATCTACCTGACCACCCAGATGATGCTGGTCATGCTGAAGAACGGCGGCTTCACCACCGGTGGCCTGAACTTCGATGCCAAGGTGCGCCGTGAATCCTTTGAGCCCGTGGATCTTTTCCACGCTCACATTGGTGGCATGGATGCCTTCGCCCGCGGTCTAAAGATCGCTGCCTCCATCATTGAGGACGGTCGTCTCGATTCTTTCCGCAACGCTCGTTATTCCACCTTCGATGCCGGCATCGGCGCCAAGATCGAATCTGGCACCGCCAGCTTCGAGGAACTGGAAGCTTACACCCTTGAAAACGGTGAACCGCTCATCAGCTCAGGCCGCCAGGAAATGCTGGAGAACCTGATCAACGAATACATCTGATCCACCCGATCATTCTAACCGCGAGTCCGATCAAGGGCACTTGCCTCGGGCTCGCGGAGGTTTAGCGTGGTGAGTCGTCGATCCGCTTGTTTCCCGAGCTGATCGACCGTTTGGAAAAATTCATCCTTGTTACCGCCATGCGCATCGACCTCTCAGTGAAGCATTTTTTTCATCTCCCTCGTCATCACCGCCGTTACAGTCGGCTCGGCGGAGGCGAAGCCGCCAGTCACGCATGCGGAGATGGGTAAAACACTCAATGCCGCCAGAAAAAAGGAGAAGCTGGGCATTTATATCTTGGGGACCACGACTTGCTCACACTGTCGGTCCTTGAGAAAATACGTTGAGGAAGCGGAGGTTTCCATCACCGCTGATTCGTTTGTGATGGCCGATCTCGATAGCAATGATTCAAGCGTCGTCTCGGCATTCTTTAAGCAGTTCAATCTCGATCCAAAAGCGGAATGGAAGATACCCTATGTCGTGATCACAGACGCGTCTGGAAAAGTGCTGGTCACTTGGAACGGGGGAAAGAAAGCCCCACGCGTGGAATCGTATGTGCAAGAGGCCAAGAGCAAGGCTGGCCTCAAATCATGAACTGACTGGCAAACCAAGAGGCCTTCATCCTCCCGACTCGCGACGGACACTTGGCAAGCGTCCTCAGGTCTTTTGCTTTTCCGGCAGCCGCCGCTGGGACTCAGCCTAACAAACCTTTCCGCATCACTTCGATCGGCGCGGTTTCATTCGGAAACCAATGCTCAAAGGAGATGGCTCCCTGATGCAGGAGCAGGCACATGCCATCGGCATAGGGGGCCCCTGCCGCTGTGGCGGCTTGGATCAACTCCGTGGGACCGCTGGCGCGATAGACCATGTCGTAAACGAAGTGGCGCGCTTCCAGGCAACCCGCAGGCAATAGCGGGGCATCCTCCGCTTTCATCCCCACCGAGGTGGCATTGACGATGAGATCCACCTCGGGCAGTCGAGCCGCCAGATCCGCAGGGTCGAGGGTGCAGGTTTGCAACTGCACCGGAGCTGAAGGGTCGGTCAACCCTGAGAGCTCATTCAATAACGGAGCCAGCTTGGACTCGGTGCGATTCGCCAACAGCAGATGACGGCAGCCAGACAAAACGCTCTGCACCGCCACCGCACGCCCCGCACCACCACCAGCACCGAGGATCAGAAGACGCAGGTCTTTGACATCCGCGCCAAAGGCCTCTTTCACACTGCGCAGAAAGCCCGGACCATCCGTGTTGTAACCGAACATTTGGCCATCACGAATCGCTAACGTGTTCACCGCACCGAGACGACGCGCGAGAGGGTCCAGAACATCCACGGCTTCCAAGGCTTCAAACTTATGCGGGATGGTGATGTTCACCCCCAGGAAGCCATGCTTCACAAAGAGACCAAAGGCCTCCTTCACACTCCCCACAGGCACCTGCACCCGCACATACTGAGCGTCAATGCCACACGCCTGCAGCGCCGGATTATGCATCTGAGGCGACTTGGAATGCGCGATGGGATCGCCAATCACCGCGAGGCGCGCTGGCGGAGTCAGTGAAGACGTTGCATCAGCCCAGTGATGCAACTGGTCGTAAGTATAAAAAGAAGCCACGGAATAGAGAAGATGAAGCAGGCTCTTTAGCCTGCACAAGTCTCATTGGCCAGAGCAATCAAGCCAGTGCCTTGCCCTTCGTCTCAGGGGCAAACCACACCAAGGCCATGCCCACGAAGTAGATGGCGCAGAGGGCCGAGTAAGCGCTGGCGGAACTGCCAAAGACACCCACAAGGTTGGCGATCTGCAAACCGCCAATGGCGGCGATGATGCGGCCGACGTTGAAGCAGAAGCCTTGCCCCGTCGCCCGCACACTGGTGGGGAACAACTCCGGCAGGTAAAGCGGGAAGAAGCCGTAGAAGCTGGCGGTGAGCCCCCCCATCAGGAAGGCGCTGGTGAAGAACCAGGGGCCAATGCCGGTGTTGGTCTTGTAAAACAGCAAAGCCGAAGACACCGCCGCCACGCACATGATGAAATAAGTCAGGCGACGATTCAGGATATTGGCAATCACAGGCGCGATGAAGGCAAACACACAGGCCCCGACGGAGGTCGCGATCTGGGTGAATTGAGCCACGTTGGTGTAACCATTCGCAGCCAGTTCCGCCGAAGTGGACCACTTGGCACTCTGCTGGGCTGCGCCCCAGGTGCCCAGAAGAGCAATCCCTGCCAGGGTGGCCCCCAGGATCAGATTTCGACGCACGGCGATTCGGCTTTCCGTCGTGATGCTCCCGGCAGTCTCAGCCCGGCTCAGGTAACGACGCACAGGCAGCAGGTAACCCCACACCACCACGGCAAAGCAAACAACGGTAATCACCGCCGCCACCGTGCTCGTAATTCCCGCATCGATCCCCATCGGAGACCACGACCAGATGATGACCATCGCCGCGATTGCCCCGATCAAGACCCCGTTGAGATCCACCGTGCTCCAGTGACTGGTCTTCCCAGCCGCCTTTTCGTCCTCCCACTTGTCCGACTCCGGCACAAAGATTCGGATCAAGAAGATGATCAGTGCAGGCAATGCCCCGATGATCATGAGGAAACGCCAGGCCTGATGATCCAGCAGGTAATTGGCCAGCCATTC
The window above is part of the Prosthecobacter debontii genome. Proteins encoded here:
- the thrH gene encoding bifunctional phosphoserine phosphatase/homoserine phosphotransferase ThrH, with the protein product MKKQTIVTLDLEGVLVPEIWIAFAEKTGIAELRRTTRDEPDYDVLMKGRLAILDQHGLKLSDIQEVIGTLTPLEGAKAFLDELRSLTQVIILSDTFEEFAQPLMRQLGWPTIFCHYLETDSSGRITDYKLRQPNQKQKAVAAFKSLNYHIIAAGDSFNDTTMLGEAHKGFFFHSPESIQAQFPQFKPFDRYEDLLAAIKAEL
- the xylA gene encoding xylose isomerase; this encodes MSEAFPDIPKIQYEGPKSRNPLSFKHYNAEEVVAGKKMRDHFRFGIAYWHAMRNSLADPFGTGTAQRPWDDGSNSIPNAQRRVWACFEFMDKLGVDYYCFHDRDVAPEGETLAESNSNLDAVADELEKAQNATGKKLLWGTACLFAHPRYNQGAATSPNANVYAYAAAQVKKAIEVTHRLGGEGYTFWGGREGYATLWNTDLKRELDHLARFLHMAVEYKQKIGFTGQFYIEPKPREPSTHQYDSDAAACLNFLREHGLMDHFKLNLETNHATLAGHSMWHEMEVAVAAGALGSVDANTGDELIGWDTDQFPTDIYLTTQMMLVMLKNGGFTTGGLNFDAKVRRESFEPVDLFHAHIGGMDAFARGLKIAASIIEDGRLDSFRNARYSTFDAGIGAKIESGTASFEELEAYTLENGEPLISSGRQEMLENLINEYI
- the aroE gene encoding shikimate dehydrogenase, encoding MASFYTYDQLHHWADATSSLTPPARLAVIGDPIAHSKSPQMHNPALQACGIDAQYVRVQVPVGSVKEAFGLFVKHGFLGVNITIPHKFEALEAVDVLDPLARRLGAVNTLAIRDGQMFGYNTDGPGFLRSVKEAFGADVKDLRLLILGAGGGAGRAVAVQSVLSGCRHLLLANRTESKLAPLLNELSGLTDPSAPVQLQTCTLDPADLAARLPEVDLIVNATSVGMKAEDAPLLPAGCLEARHFVYDMVYRASGPTELIQAATAAGAPYADGMCLLLHQGAISFEHWFPNETAPIEVMRKGLLG
- a CDS encoding MFS transporter; the protein is MSSPKTPSSTGRNMALLAAFLGWLFDGFEMGLFPLIGKPALQDLLASHIAPEMMTATLDRWFSVIIATFLVGAATGGVFFGWLGDRIGRVKAMSFSIFTYAIFTGLCGFATEAWHIAILRFIASLGMGGEWALGVALVNELWTKGNRAFVAGAIGAAANIGYLLVAALSLGMNTFIGTMRSWTLALGGSEWLANYLLDHQAWRFLMIIGALPALIIFLIRIFVPESDKWEDEKAAGKTSHWSTVDLNGVLIGAIAAMVIIWSWSPMGIDAGITSTVAAVITVVCFAVVVWGYLLPVRRYLSRAETAGSITTESRIAVRRNLILGATLAGIALLGTWGAAQQSAKWSTSAELAANGYTNVAQFTQIATSVGACVFAFIAPVIANILNRRLTYFIMCVAAVSSALLFYKTNTGIGPWFFTSAFLMGGLTASFYGFFPLYLPELFPTSVRATGQGFCFNVGRIIAAIGGLQIANLVGVFGSSASAYSALCAIYFVGMALVWFAPETKGKALA